One window of the Eucalyptus grandis isolate ANBG69807.140 chromosome 8, ASM1654582v1, whole genome shotgun sequence genome contains the following:
- the LOC120287617 gene encoding flavonoid 3',5'-methyltransferase-like, translated as MERGRDKGEILASKALSKYILETNAYPREHEQLKELREATVQKYQNRSIMNVPADEGQLISMMLKLMNAKKTIEIGVFTGCSLLTTALALPAYGKIIAIDPDKEVYEIGLPYIRKVGVDHKINFIQSDAFSVLNDFVADSQEKGTFDFAFVDAKKDDYMKYHELVLKLVKVGGVMGYDDTLWFGAVAVSEDDEMNDHLRLRRGQLMEFNSFLAKDPRIECCLLSVGGRLRKSGMKFYKPGAQLLSKILVVSSL; from the exons ATGGAGCGAGGCCGGGACAAGGGCGAGATCCTGGCAAGCAAAGCTCTCTCGAAG TACATATTGGAGACGAATGCATATCCGAGAGAGCACGAGCAGCTGAAAGAACTCAGGGAGGCCACGGTCCAGAAGTACCAAAACCG GAGTATAATGAACGTGCCGGCTGACGAGGGGCAGCTAATCTCCATGATGTTGAAGCTCATGAATGCGAAGAAGACGATCGAGATCGGAGTCTTCACCGGCTGTTCTCTTCTCACCACCGCACTTGCACTTCCGGCCTATGGCAAA ATAATAGCGATAGACCCGGATAAGGAGGTCTATGAAATTGGCCTGCCATATATCCGAAAAGTCGGAGTTGATCATAAGATCAACTTCATCCAGTCGGATGCTTTTTCGGTTCTGAACGACTTTGTCGCGGAT AGCCAAGAAAAGGGGacctttgattttgcttttgtgGATGCCAAGAAGGATGACTACATGAAATACCACGAGCTGGTGCTCAAGCTGGTGAAGGTCGGAGGAGTGATGGGGTACGACGACACACTCTGGTTCGGTGCGGTCGCGGTCTCCGAAGACGACGAGATGAACGACCACCTGAGGCTCCGGCGAGGCCAGCTCATGGAGTTCAATAGCTTCTTGGCGAAGGATCCCCGTATTGAGTGCTGTCTTCTTTCCGTCGGAGGTCGCCTCAGAAAATCGGGTATGAAATTCTACAAACCAGGAGCCCAATTACTCTCTAAGATCCTTGTAGTCTCTTCCTTGTAG